A DNA window from Camelina sativa cultivar DH55 chromosome 17, Cs, whole genome shotgun sequence contains the following coding sequences:
- the LOC104758114 gene encoding probable inactive heme oxygenase 2, chloroplastic — MASLLNLRPTPPVLCSKPPHKLTHSHLHTYICFPFKISNTHNQFLNLCRSSSTPPPSQQKASQRKRTRYRKQYPGENIGITEEMRFVSMRLRNASGKKLHLSGDNTENEEEHEEEDDDDDEVKRETWRPSQEGFLKYLVDSKLVFDTIERIVDESENVSYAYFRRTGLERCESLEKDLQWFRGQDLVIPEPSNTGVSYAKYLKELAGESAPLFLSHFYSIYFSHIAGGQVIVNKVSEKLLEGKMMEFNRWEGDAQDLLKGVREKLNVLGEHWTRDEKNKCLKETAKAFKYMGQIIRLMIL; from the exons ATGGCTTCTCTTCTCAATCTCAGGCCAACTCCTCCAGTACTCTGTTCTAAGCCACCTCATAAGCTCACTCACTCTCATCTTCACACCTATATCTGTTTCCCGTTCAAAATCTCAAATACACATAATCAATTTCTCAATTTATGTCGTTCGTCATCAACACCACCACCTTCACAGCAAAAGGCTTCACAGAGGAAGAGAACAAGGTACAGGAAACAGTACCCAGGAGAAAACATTGGGATAACTGAGGAAATGAGATTCGTATCCATGAGATTACGCAATGCTAGTGGAAAAAAATTGCATCTTTCTGGTGATAATACTGAAAACGAAgaagaacatgaagaagaagacgatgatgatgatgaagtaaAGAGAGAGACTTGGAGGCCAAGCCAAGAGGGATTTCTTAAGTACTTAGTTGATAGCAAGCTTGTCTTCGATACTATTGAACGAATTGTTGACGAATCTGAGAATGTTTCTT ATGCTTACTTCAGGAGAACAGGATTAGAGAGATGTGAAAGTCTTGAGAAGGATCTACAATGGTTTAGAGGACAAGATTTGGTTATTCCAGAACCAAGTAATACAGGAGTTTCTTATGCAAAGTATTTAAAAGAACTAGCAGGAGAAAGTGCacctttgtttctttctcatttctaCAGTATCTACTTTTCACACATTGCTGGTGGTCAAGTTATTGTTAACAAG GTATCTGAGAAGCTTCTGGAAGGAAAGATGATGGAGTTCAATAGGTGGGAAGGGGATGCACAAGACTTACTTAAAGGCGTCCGTGAGAAACTTAACGTGCTTGGGGAG CACTGGACTCGGGACGAGAAAAACAAATGCTTGAAGGAAACAGCAAAGGCATTTAAGTATATGGGGCAGATAATTCGCTTGATGATCTTGTGA
- the LOC109124416 gene encoding pto-interacting protein 1-like translates to MSCFGWCGSEDFRNSADTGPRPAHNPAGYNGGHYQRADPPMNQPVTPMQPISVPAIPVDELKDITDNYGSKALIGEGSYGRVFYGFLKSGGAAAIKKLDSSKQPDQEFLSQISMVSRLRHDNVTALMGYCVDGPLRVLAYEYAPNGSLHDTLHGRKGVKGALRGPVMTWQQRVKIAVGAARGLEYLHEKVSPQVIHRDIKSSNVLLFDDDVAKIGDFDLSDQAPDMAARLHSTRVLGTFGYHAPEYAMTGTLSSKSDVYSFGVVLLELLTGRKPVDHTLPRGQQSLVTWATPKLSEDKVKQCVDARLLGEYPPKAVAKLAAVAALCVQYEANFRPNMSIVVKALQPLLNPPRSAPQTPHRNPY, encoded by the exons ATGAGCTGTTTTGGTTggtgtgggagtgaggatttcCGTAACTCTGCTGACACCGGACCTAGGCCAGCGCACAACCCAGCAG GTTACAATGGAGGCCACTATCAAAGAGCTGATCCACCCATGAACCAGCCAGTAACTCCCATGCAGCCTATCTCTGTACCAGCCATTCCTGTGGATGAGTTGAAAGATATAACCGATAACTATGGCTCCAAGGCCTTGATCGGTGAGGGTTCTTATGGAAGAGTGTTTTACGGTTTTCTTAAAAGCGGTGGCGCAGCTGCCATCAAGAAACTTGACTCTAGTAAGCAGCCAGATCAAGAATTTCTTTCCCAG ATATCAATGGTTTCGAGATTGCGACACGACAATGTCACTGCACTTATGGGTTATTGTGTTGATGGCCCTCTCCGTGTTCTTGCTTATGAATATGCTCCCAACGGATCTCTTCATGATACTCTCCATG GCCGAAAAGGTGTCAAAGGAGCACTGAGAGGTCCTGTTATGACGTGGCAACAGAGAGTTAAAATCGCTGTTGGTGCAGCCAGAGGACTTGAGTACTTGCATGAGAAGGTGAGCCCTCAGGTTATCCACCGAGATATCAAATCCAGTAACGTACTTCTTTTTGATGACGATGTTGCCAAAATTGGTGATTTTGATCTGTCTGATCAAGCCCCTGACATGGCTGCTCGCCTTCACTCAACTCGTGTGCTAGGAACCTTTGGTTATCACGCTCCAGA ATATGCAATGACAGGAACGTTGAGCTCCAAGAGCGATGTGTACAGTTTTGGTGTTGTTCTGCTGGAGCTCCTTACGGGTCGTAAACCAGTAGATCATACCTTACCGCGTGGACAACAAAGTCTAGTGACATGG GCAACCCCTAAACTAAGTGAAGACAAAGTGAAGCAATGCGTTGATGCAAGACTACTCGGAGAGTACCCTCCCAAAGCTGTTGCCAAG CTAGCTGCGGTGGCTGCACTCTGTGTGCAATATGAGGCAAATTTCAGACCAAACATGAGCATCGTAGTGAAGGCACTTCAACCTCTTTTAAACCCTCCTCGTTCTGCTCCGCAGACTCCACATAGGAACCCCTATTGA
- the LOC104758117 gene encoding shikimate O-hydroxycinnamoyltransferase-like, whose translation MKINIRDSTIVRPAAETPVTKLWNSHVDLIDAKYHTPTVYFYRPTGANNFFDPQVLKDALSKALVTFYPMAGRLKKDDDGRIEIDCNGAGVLFVVADTPSAIDDLGDFAPSLTLCQLIPNVDYSVGVQTLPLLVLQVTFFKCGGASLGVGMQHHVADGSSALHFINTWSDMARGLDLTIPPFIDRTLLRARDPPQLAFHHVEYQPSPDXSSKPGPHDTTVSIFKISRELLLALKAKSNQDGNTVSYSSYEVLAGHVWRAVGKARGLPDDQETKLYIAIDGRSRLRPQLPPGYFGNVVFTATPLTVAGDLVSKPTWYAAGMIHDVIVRMDDEYLRSALDYLEMQPDLSALVRGAHTYKCPNLGITSWAKLPIYDADFGWGRPLFMGPGAIAFEGLSFLLPSPTDDGSLSLAISLQSEHMKLFEKFLYEI comes from the exons ATGAAAATTAACATCCGAGATTCCACCATTGTCCGGCCTGCCGCCGAGACCCCAGTCACTAAACTTTGGAACTCCCACGTTGACCTCATCGACGCTAAGTACCACACCCCCACTGTCTACTTCTACAGACCTACCGGCGCCAACAATTTCTTTGACCCTCAGGTCCTCAAGGACGCTCTTTCCAAGGCCCTCGTCACTTTTTACCCCATGGCTGGTCGCTTGAAGAAAGACGATGATGGTCGTATCGAGATTGATTGCAATGGCGCCGGTGTTCTCTTTGTCGTCGCCGATACTCCCTCTGCCATCGACGATCTTGGGGACTTCGCTCCTTCCCTCACTCTCTGCCAGCTTATTCCAAATGTCGATTACTCCGTCGGCGTCCAAACTTTACCGCTCCTCGTCTTGCAG GTGACCTTCTTTAAATGTGGGGGAGCTTCCCTTGGGGTTGGCATGCAACACCACGTGGCTGATGGTTCCTCTGCTCTCCATTTTATCAATACATGGTCTGACATGGCCCGTGGTCTTGACCTTACCATTCCACCCTTCATTGATCGAACCCTACTCCGCGCTAGGGACCCGCCTCAGCTTGCTTTTCATCATGTTGAATATCAGCCTTCCCCCGACANTTCCTCCAAACCAGGCCCTCATGATACCACTGTctctattttcaaaatatcacGTGAACTTCTTCTTGCTCTCAAGGCTAAATCCAATCAGGATGGAAACACTGTCAGCTATAGCTCATACGAGGTCTTGGCTGGCCACGTGTGGAGAGCAGTGGGTAAAGCGCGCGGGCTGCCAGACGACCAAGAGACCAAGCTGTACATTGCAATTGATGGAAGGTCCAGACTTCGCCCGCAGCTACCCCCTGGTTACTTTGGCAATGTGGTATTCACTGCGACACCATTGACTGTTGCAGGGGATCTTGTATCAAAGCCAACATGGTATGCTGCAGGGATGATTCATGACGTTATAGTTCGCATGGACGATGAGTATTTGAGGTCTGCTCTTGACTACCTGGAGATGCAGCCTGATCTGTCAGCACTGGTCCGCGGTGCACATACCTACAAATGCCCAAATTTGGGTATCACAAGCTGGGCCAAATTACCAATCTATGATGCAGACTTTGGTTGGGGTCGTCCCCTATTTATGGGACCTGGTGCAATTGCATTTGAGGGTCTGTCTTTTCTGCTACCAAGTCCTACAGATGATGGCAGCTTATCCTTGGCCATTTCCCTCCAATCTGAACACATGAAACTGTTTGAGAAGTTTCTGTACGAGATATGA
- the LOC104758115 gene encoding uncharacterized protein LOC104758115: MANKIAMFLSEAINNNAVINTCLGVSFVVLGLRSDQQQKYVEALAEQKDSLSKSNKAMKVTMWEWKQQLFAEAASAGASAVVPLSTLKAIYGEVIATTQSGDTAKEESKVSTPKIMI; encoded by the exons ATGGCGAATAAGATTGCAATGTTTCTATCGGAAGCAATAAACAACAATGCTGTCATAAACACTTGTCTTGGGGTATCGTTTGTGGTTTTGGGATTGAGATCTGATCAACAGCAGAAGTATGTCGAGGCCTTAGCAGAGCAGAAGGATTCGCTTTCCAAGTCTAACAAGGCAATGAAAGTCACTATGTGGGAGTGGAAACAGCAGCTCTTTGCTGAAGCTGCTTCCGCTGGTGCTTCTGCGGTTGTTCCTCTTTCCACGCTCAAGGCCATCTATGGTGAAGTCATAGCAACTACTCAGTCAG GTGACACAGCCAAGGAAGAGTCTAAAGTGTCTACCCCCAAGATCATGATATGA